ctatgtaccgccggtggcttcctggcacccacccaggcagtgggtccacagggagtttaacctacatgtgtccacttgtaaagaaccccagtctgactggggcatgcagtgtgggccgaagcccacctgcattaagcacgacattactacctcagctgtgttgggcaatgcaatgggatatttttgtgtaccgccggtgggttccagggagccacccatgctgtaggtgcacacggagtttttaatacatctgtacacttctaaagaaccccagtctgactggggcatgcagtgtgggccgaagcccacctgtattacgcacaacattactacctcagctgtgttgggcaatgcaatgggatatttctatgtaccgccggtggcttcctggcacccacccaggcagtgggtccacagggaattataaatgcatctgtttccacttataaagaaacccagtctgactggggcatgcagtgtgggccgaaacccacctgcattaaccctttccagtccactgtgtgacctgtgaagacattagggtttaaggctgtacagctccgttgttggtagacgtccgtcggggttctcttactgtatattgccagcctctctgctgtcggagcctatcctacgtgtcagctcatgcagtactggctttagccagcatatagcgccgttgtataacggcagaaaaagagtaagccccctaggaaaaccatatacaaattggattggaaagggttaagcacaacattactacctcagctgtgttgggcaatgcaatgggatatttctatgtaccgccggtggcttcctggcacccacccatgctgtaggtgcacacggagtttttactacatctgtacacttctaaagaaccccagtctgactggggcatgcagtgtgggccgaagcccacctgcattaagcacgacattactacctcagctgtgttgggcaatgcaatgggatatttctgtgtaccaccggtgggttccagggagccacccatgctgtgggtcgacagggacttcacaatagggagttgtacctgcctgtgtctatgaattaaaaagcccggtctgactggggcatgcagacaccttgacagaatgaatagtgtgtggcacataggttccccattgctatgcccacgtgtgcagctcctgatggcggtggcacaggattctatttctcattgcttctgtacagcattgtgggctatcgctccgccacttttaaagagggtcgctgcctagccgtgccaacctctgcagtgtgtgcctgcggtccctcgtcatggcagacgcaattctaaatagacatgagcgtggtgtggcatgagggcagctgaaggctgcccagggacactttggtgtgcgctgtgggggggagggggggcggttggtcagcatgtaacccaggagaagtgtcagtggagtgtcatgcaggcagtgattgtgctttgttggaggtagtgtggtgcttagctaaggtatgccatgctaatgagggcttttcagaagtaaaagttgttgggaggggggggggggccactcttgccggtattgtggcttaatagtgggacctgtgaacttgagatgcagcccaacatgtagcccctcgcctgccctatccgtcactgtgtcattcccatcactttcttgaattgcccagattttcacacatgaaaaccttagcgagcatcagcgaaatagaaaaatgttctggtcgcccattgacttcaatggggttcgttgttcgaaacgaaccctcgagcatcacgggaagttcgttacgaataacgaacacccgaacattttggtgttcgctcatctctagtcattatctaTCGGTTACCTATTCCCCCAGCCTGGCAAATCCCACCCTTCATTTTTAGGATAGTggctaggaaaaaaaaacattggtgctATCTCCTTTAAAAATAAAGGAGAATCCTGTCAAATTTAGGACTGTTAGCAACAATGGTACATGGTAGGACACACTCACCTCTACTGTAGTAGCTGACTGCCCCAAACATCAGGAAGAGCAGGAGCAGCTTAGCTGCAAGGGCAGCACATAGTACAATGTACCCCACTCTgctactgccccctgctgtaaATTTAAAGAAATACACTGATCCTTCTACTCTTCCGTGACTGTTGGTGGCCACACACGTGTACTTCCCATCATTCCTTAGGTGGTGCAGTTCTGAAGTCCGTTGATGCCTTAGGAGGAGGCTGGTAAGAAACGGATCTTCATGGTTGTTCAGAGGGTCGGTCCAGACCAAGGACGGTACCGGCTCCCCTTCTGCCGTACACACCGCATAGAATCCATGGATTTTATCAAATGCCACTGAGATATTAACAATCCGAGGGGGGGCTGGAAATAAGACAAATCATTTCTATAATATAGTAATAGTATTAATCTTTATTGTAAGGAAATGGATAAactaatagacagatagatataatatagtcagaaagatatgaaatagatggatagataagagatagataaacagatagatatgagatagatataatagagatagatagatagatatgatagatagatagaaatgagatagatataatagagatagatataatagagatagatagatagaaatgagatggataggtagatatagatagatagatagatagataccatgcTTCCCTGAAAAGAATACCTaccttaaaaataagccctagcataattttgggggaggcttgaaatataagccctaccccaaaaataagccttagttacactacataaaaaagaaaagaatacattaccaagCAGGCTATTACCGACATTAAATTACCGACCGAAAATAAAACCTTGTGCCTctcttggggcaaaaattaatataagacagagtcttatttttgaggaaacacggtatgagatagatagatagatagatagatagatagatagatagatagatagatagatagatagatagatagatagatagatagatagattttatgGGAATCCCCACATAAGAGATGAATCACAAAGTCCAAAAAACAAGAACTAACTTTACGACACGGCTGAATCAGTGATAAATTCACTTAGTAGGAATCAGCGGTCCAGCTGCCTCTCCATTCATGTTTGATGGGACTTCTGGAAATAGCCATGCAGCTCAGGTATTTCAGTAAGTCCTGTTGAAATCATGGAGTGCTgactgtgcatgctcagccagcgcttCATTCAGTGTGCCATCACTGCGTGTGGGAAAAGTATCCCCGCAGTTAGCAGACAAAGGAGGCCATGAAACCCCTGTTCTCACAATTGGTGGTagactcagcagtgagaccccaaggATCAGTAAGTAGTCCCTTATCTTATGGATAGGGTATCACATGTAATTCTGATAAAGCTGCTTTAAAGGCTCTGGGCACCTCTGCGATCAATTTTTTCACTTAtatacatgtattttgggctgacaattttTGATTGAAAATTAAAACTTTAGCagagtttgtcttctgcagcttctgcatatcactgtatatggAAACTTCAGTCTCAATAGGAAATCTTTTAATGAAGCCGGACTGAAGACAATTTGTTATTGTGGCAGATAGTATAGCAGAATGCTTTTGCGTGTCAACTGTGATTTGTAACTATTAGGAGTATTAGAGCATTAAAATAACTTCAACCATAAAGCATAGGTGCCTCTATAATTGCAGTTGTGTTGTAAAAAGTTCAAGTATCATTAGTGCACTGGAATCGGGACTTCTTACCAGATAAATGCAGCCAAGTCCCGAATTTAGTTTCATATTTATCATGCCTATCACTGGACAGCTCCACCCGGCAGTAGTATCTGTTACTATCCTCCCACGTCAGGTTCTCAATGCTGATGGAGATGTTGTTGTTACGAAGGTTTCCAATTAAGCGGAACTTGTTCATGTAGTTGATGGTAGTTTTACAAGAGTCACTGCTGCTGTCGCTCACACACTTGAAGACCACCGTGCCGTTGTAAGGATGTTTGATCCTCCATATGACTGTTAACCCGCTGTCATGGGCCTTGTGAGAATGACTGAACCAACAAGGTAAAGAGGCCGCTTTACCAATTTCACCCATAACATCCGTTGAAACTTGTAAAGACCAAGAATTTCCACCACCACCTGGAGTAAAGCAGGATACATTGTTACAGAAATAATATAAAGACAATTCATTTCAGACTGCAGCAGTACATGGCACCATTGGCACACAGCTGATTTTGCTGGAGAATGCCAAGGTCAGAAAAATCTTTCACCATTTGTTCTGTTTTGGCTCATAGAGGGAGTAGATGTGGTATGACATCCATACACCTTAAAAATATCCCTCAGTAtgagcaagaatataactaccgtgTCTCAACGAAAATAAGatgctgtcttatattatttttgcccccaaagaggcactaggtcttattttcagggatgtctTTTTATACTTACTCAGCAGGCTCAGTCTTggccctctcgctgctctcccgAACTATAGCGCActtgctgcagtcctcggccgcccacagaatattgtttcctggttacgggattcataaatccatcctccaggaagtgatggctgtgattggttcttaaacactattcagccaatcaatgcagcactcagtgaaccaatcacagcaattgcaTTGTGAAGGCGGTATTTatcaattggctgagcagcggcatTGATTGCCCAACTCATAAATatcgcctccacaacgtgattgcTGCTATTTGTTCTAAGCGGGATAGGTGTTatgttcagggaaacagggtactacaaCATTTCTTTCTATATTCAGGAATATAACTgcaataaaactgcctcctatgtacaagaatataaatagtataatactgcctcctatgtacaagaatacagctactataatactgtcccctatgtacaagaatacagctactataatactgtcccctatgtacaagaatataactactataatactgccccctatggacaagaatataactactataatactgctcctatgtacaagaatataactactataatactgcctcctatgtacaagaatataactactatgatactgccccctatgtacaagaatataactactataatactgctcctatgtacaagaatatagctactaaaatactgtcccctttgtacaagaatataactactataatactgccccctatgcacaagaatataactactataatactgccccctatgcacaagaatataactactataatattgcctcctatgtacaagaatataactactataatactgcctcctatgtacaagaatataactactataatactgccccctatgcacaagaatataactactataatactgccccctatgcacaagaatataactactataatattgcctcttatgtacaagaatataactactataatactgccccctatgtacaagaatataactactataatactgcctcttatgtacaagaatataactactataatactgcctcctatgtacaagaatataactactataatgctgccctctatgtacaagaatataactactataatactgccccctatgtacaagaaaataactattataatactgcctactatgtacaagaatataacatctAAAAtattgctcatatgtacaagaatatgactactataatactgccccctatgtacaagaatataactactataatactgctccctatgtacaagaatataactactataatactgcacctatgtacaagaatataactactataatactgtctcctatatacaagaatataactactgtaatactgtctccctatgtacaagaatataactactataatactgcccctatatacaagaatataactactataatactgctccctatgtacaagaatataactactataatactgtctccctatgtacaagaatataactactataatactgcccttctatatacaagaatataactactataatactgccccctatgtacaagaatataactactataatactgccccctatgtacaagaatataactactataatactgcctcttatatacaagattataactactataatactgccccctatgtacaagaatataactactataatactgcccttctatatacaagaatataactactataataccgccctatgtacaagaatataactattataatactgccccctatgtacaagaatataactactataatactgccccctatgtacaagaatataactattataatactgccccctatgtacaagaatataactactataatactgccccctatgtacaagaatataactattataatactgccccctatgtacaagaatataactactataatactgccccctatgtacaagaatataactactataatactgcctcctatgtacaagaatataactactataatactgcccccatgtacaagaatataactactataatactgccccctatgtacaagaatataactactataatactgcctgctatgcacaagaatataactactataatactgccctctatatagaagaatataaccactataatattgccccctatgtacaagaatataactactataatactgccctgtatgtacaagaatataactactgtaatactgcccctatgaacaagaatataactgctagaatactgcaccctatgtacaagaatataactactataatactgccccctatgtacaagaatataactactataatactgccccgtatgtacaagaatataactactgtaatactgcccctatgaacaagaatataactgctagaatactgcaccctatgtacaagaatataactactataatactgccttatatgtacaagaatacaactactagaatactgccccctatgtacaagaatataactactataatactgtctcctatgtacaagaatataactaaagaatataactactataatactgcctcctatgtacaagaatataactactataatactgctcctatgtacaagaatataactactataatactgctcctatgtacaagaatataactactataatactgccccctttgtacaagaatataactactataatactgctccctatgtacaagaatataactacaataatacggcctcctatgtacaagaatataactactataatactgccccctatgtacaagaatataactactatagtactgctcctatgtactagaatataactactataatactaccccaatgtacaggaatataactattattatactgcaccctatgtacaagaatataactactataatactgccccctatgtacaagtatctAACTACAATCATGCAGTGTTTAGATACTCACTGTTACATGGAAGACAGAGGCAACCTGCAAATAAGACAAGTAAAGCTCTCATCCTCTACATTAATCAGAATTCTATGCAAGATCCAGATCTCATCGCCCTTAGCTAAGTTGAGAAGGGTTTGGAAAAGGGAAGTGATGATGATGCTGGAGTCCATGTGACTTTGCCTGAGGATTTAATATGTTTAGGCAGAATATAGGAAGTTTCCACTTGCTCATATGTTCCTGAGGAAGATGCTACAAATAAAttcacttactgtata
This region of Eleutherodactylus coqui strain aEleCoq1 chromosome 5, aEleCoq1.hap1, whole genome shotgun sequence genomic DNA includes:
- the SIGLEC15 gene encoding sialic acid-binding Ig-like lectin 15; its protein translation is MRALLVLFAGCLCLPCNSGGGNSWSLQVSTDVMGEIGKAASLPCWFSHSHKAHDSGLTVIWRIKHPYNGTVVFKCVSDSSSDSCKTTINYMNKFRLIGNLRNNNISISIENLTWEDSNRYYCRVELSSDRHDKYETKFGTWLHLSAPPRIVNISVAFDKIHGFYAVCTAEGEPVPSLVWTDPLNNHEDPFLTSLLLRHQRTSELHHLRNDGKYTCVATNSHGRVEGSVYFFKFTAGGSSRVGYIVLCAALAAKLLLLFLMFGAVSYYSRADDTKSIADRSRNTQESTYENYNQRSP